The following nucleotide sequence is from Flavobacterium sp. N1736.
ATTAGATGTAAAGGATGATCACTTTCTGTACCAACAAAACCGCCGCCGCCATACCATTCTTGATTGTGTGAAAAAATACCAACCTTATATAAAGCATTTTCTGCAGTTGCCAGAATTTTTGAATGATGATCACCTGCAACATCTAGCACTTTACCCCAGCCTTGAAGATTTGATGGGGTTATAGTACCAATACCAACATTTCCACTTATATTTTGATCACCAATAAAATTATTAGTTCCTCGAGTTGCCAATTCATTCCAATTGGGGTTAATTGGGTTTAATTCATAACTTGCTGATTTTCTAAAAAATAATCTGTCGTTATCAGAAAAACTTGAAGCAATTTGTAATTCGTGGTTATTTACATCGTTAGAATGCCGAATGACAAATAAATGCTGATAACCACCATAAGTTAAGTCAGGAATTGTTCCTACTGGACTTTGTGCTTCATACAATCCTGCTTTAAGAGGCACCGTAAAATCATTTATACGTAATGACCTTCCGTCTCCAATTTGTTGGGAAAAGGCTGTAATTGTAATCAATAAAGTTGAGGTAATTGTGATTATTTTAGTTTTCATGCCTACTATTTTGAAAGTTTGCTTTTTAATATTTTTATTTCTTTATTTTGCTTTTCATTCTCTTTCTTCATTTCAATCATATAAAGCGTCATTTCTTCCATTTTCTTCAACAAACTCATATTCATTTCCGCCAGCATCAAACCGTTTTTTTCAATTTCTTGTGCAGACGGAATTTCAGGTAAATGTTTGTTTTCCTTAATATAATCCTCAACTTCTTGTAATGATTTTAGTTTGTAATCATTCGCAAAAACATAATCAGGAACTAACGGTCCAGCCATATCAACTCGTACTTCTTGCGTATGGATTTTTCCTTTAACGGTTAATTTTTCATCAGGAACAATTGTGCCAATACCAACATTCCCATTCAAAATAACAGCTAATCGGGTAGTATAAGTTAAACCAGCTGCAGAATTTGAAGGATCGGCAGTCTGAATTTGTAAACCATCCATTCCCGTATCAGTCCCGGCAAATAGTCTTACCCCAAATGAGCTGGCAGTATTTGTATGAGTTATCATTTCTAATCCAGTCCTGCCATTTCCATATTGACCTAGTTTTATTTCTTCAAAATTATATGATCCCGGAAGACTTATTTTGTAGTTTAAATTATTGACAAAATCACCTATTTGTAATACATTTTGTGGATTACTAGCTCCAATTCCGATATTTTTATTAGGTAAAAATGTCATGTATTGATTGTTATAATCAGTACCAATAAAACTGTTTGTAACAGTTGCCACTCCATTTGTGGTAGATCCCAAAGATCCCAATGAAATGTATTTTTGAGTATCATTTTCATTTGTTACATAAAAACCTCTGGCCCAACCTCCGGTTACACCTGGAAAATTAGCCTTAATTTTTATACCATACGCTGGATTATCCGTGCCAATTGAAACGTTATTAAATGTAGTATTTTGTGCTTTTGATGAAATACTTATGCAAAAAAAAACAAGAGTTAATGAAATTAATTTTTTCATAGAAATTTATAGTAAAAGTTAAAAAGTAAGTATAAACAATAGTTGATTTTCTAAAATTAATTAATGGTAAAATTAAAAACGGTACTTCTTGCGCTTTCATTTCCGGCTTCATCAAATGATTTTACAAGCCAGTAATAAGTTCCCACAATAAGAGTTTTATTGTATGGACTTGTAGCCTTGTCCTTAAAATTTAAATTTATTAAAGCGCTCTCTTTATACACATAAATACTATCTCTTTCAGTACTACCGGCAATAGGTGTTCTGCTCCATTGAAAGTTTATATCCGTGCTGGTTGTAGAACTCGCATTTGCAGGACTTGAAAGGGTAGGAGTGTTTGGCGCTTTGCTATCTATCAAAATCGATCTAGAAGTATATAATGTTTGGGCAGTTCCATTACTAGCCCTTACTTTCCAGGTATATTTTCCTTCATCAAAAGTAAAATTCAGCAAAGTTGCCGCAGTACTTTGTTCTTTTACGAGAGTATTGTTTTCATCTAATATTTGAAGTTGATAATCTGCAGCACCAATAATAGGATCCCAAGATAATTTTTGTAAAGCTGTTTTGGTAATTGTATTGTTCGAAGGAGTTAATAAGATCACAGTATTGTTTTGAAAATCATCATTGTTTAAAATCTCAAAACTTCTTTTAGTGTAAGCCGTTTCATAGGCACTATTTACAGCTTTTACCCTCCATTCATATTTTCCAATATTTAATTGTTGAGTAAAAGAGTTTTTTGTAACCAAAGAATCAAGTACTAATTGCTGCGGCGCATCAAAATTTGGAATTGCAATTTGAAGTTGGTATTTGTCTGCACCTTCAACAGCATTCCATGATAAAGTCACACCGGTTGATGAAAGAGCGACATTGTTTCCGGGAGCAACAAGAACAACTTCTTCTTTAGAGATATCATCAACCAATAATATTTCTTCGCAGGAAATAAAACCTAGCATTATTAAAAAAGAAAAATATTTATATAAGGAAATTTTGTTCATAATAAAATTGGATTGTTTTTTAGATTCAAAAACCTATTTGTTAAATGATAAAGACTTACATGTCAAATAAGTCTTTGTTTTTTTTCTTTTTACTTATTTTAGATTGAGTAGTTCCGGCACATTTGCTTCCTTCATTAACAATATCGGCAACATACCAGTTTCCTCTGTCAGAATTCGCCCAGCAAAAAGAACTCAATTGATAAGCTACAATAGTTTCCGGATTTATATCTATGGTATTTACTTTTTTCCCTGATTTAAATAAAGCAACCGCATATTTTTTATACTGATTATTAATTAGATAAAAAGCATCAGCCTGTCTGATTTTTGCAATTTCATCAGTAGATAAACTAATTGCTAAACTTGAGACTATTTTCGATTTTTGAGTATTTATCAAAAGCTTTAAAATATCAGCATTATAATCTGCATTTATTTCATTTACCAATCCTGCAACATCCAGGATTTTTATAGTAACCAATTCAGGTTTAATAGGCAAACTGTCAATAAAAGCAACCTTAGTTTGGTTTTGATTGTATTTGGCTTTTGATTTATATATTTTATTTAATTTTTTATTGTAAGGTACAATACCAATTTCTACACGAATATT
It contains:
- a CDS encoding tail fiber protein → MKKLISLTLVFFCISISSKAQNTTFNNVSIGTDNPAYGIKIKANFPGVTGGWARGFYVTNENDTQKYISLGSLGSTTNGVATVTNSFIGTDYNNQYMTFLPNKNIGIGASNPQNVLQIGDFVNNLNYKISLPGSYNFEEIKLGQYGNGRTGLEMITHTNTASSFGVRLFAGTDTGMDGLQIQTADPSNSAAGLTYTTRLAVILNGNVGIGTIVPDEKLTVKGKIHTQEVRVDMAGPLVPDYVFANDYKLKSLQEVEDYIKENKHLPEIPSAQEIEKNGLMLAEMNMSLLKKMEEMTLYMIEMKKENEKQNKEIKILKSKLSK